One window from the genome of Hoplias malabaricus isolate fHopMal1 chromosome X2, fHopMal1.hap1, whole genome shotgun sequence encodes:
- the LOC136676194 gene encoding sterile alpha motif domain-containing protein 3-like isoform X5, whose amino-acid sequence MSDYTSWTPAEVCQWLERNSLGEFSDVFMEHEIDGATLGVFTERMAERLIPIIKKQVMFISLLDKLKAGESHKSLIEYTHGCGSKTQGSSHFAFPPLLLAALERRDPELKSSKKSKIRTLLLQALFDQLSSKTLYPSHNQYVQLLSSLITIYPCLRENFGSGFDALHESLKNKFKKERRPLISDDEVLRMRTKFAIPGSGRKRTSEVVQLQFKAGRRLAVNGAVATEVCMEERNITEIVKTMAEEVKKVRPDMLFLQEQMTKTRGYRRTYISSHSTREILMEFPCLKLPEILLLEMKDLQHIDIDKQVTTVLSKMAPMILLRASRTAVIKRCLETIEDCQEGPVKKGLQLEAAILCLPSLFSEDSSLLFTAEEVIFCFCLVRHIRYRHTTDYFKWL is encoded by the exons ATGAGTGACTATACATCTTGGACACCTGCGGAAGTATGCCAGTGGCTAGAGAGAAACAGTTTGGGTGAATTCTCTGATGTTTTCATGG AGCATGAGATCGATGGAGCAACTTTAGGGGTTTTCACAGAGCGAATGGCAGAGAGACTGATACCCATAATAAAGAAGCAGGTCATGTTTATTTCTCTTCTGGATAAATTGAAAGCAGGTGAATCCCACAA ATCTTTGATTGAGTATACACACGGATGTGGCTCAAAAACACAGGGTTCATCTCATTTTGCCTTCCCCCCATTGTTGTTGGCTGCGCTGGAACGGAGAGACCCTGAACTCAAAAGCTCAAAGAAGTCAAAAATAAGGACTCTTCTATTGCAGGCTCTATTTGACCAGCtgtctagtaaaacact GTACCCTTCACACAACCAGTATGTTCAGTTGTTGTCTTCACTCATAACCATATACCCATGCCTGAGAGAGAACTTTGGATCAGGTTTT GATGCTCTGCACGAGTCCTTAAAGAACAAGTTCAAAAAGGAGAGACGCCCGCTGATCAGCGATGATGAAGTTCTCAGGATGAGAACAAAGTTTGCAATTCCAGGTTCTGGCAGAAAGCGTACATCTGAGGTTGTCCAATTACAATTTAAAGCAGGGAGAAGACTTGCT GTTAATGGTGCTGTTGCAACTGAAGTGTGTATGGAGGAGAGAAACATAACCGAAATTGTCAAGACAATGGCTGAGGAGGTAAAGAAGGTCCGACCAGATATGCTGTTTCTACAAGAGCAGATGACAAAGACAAGAGGATACAGAAGAACATATATCTCCTCCCATTCTACAAGAGAGATTTTAATGGAATTCCCTTGCCTTAAGTTGCCTGAAATT CTGCTTTTGGAAATGAAAGATCTCCAACACATTGACATAGACAAGCAagtcactacagtgctgagcaaAATGGCCCCCATGATTTTACTGCGAGCATCTCGCACTGCAGTGATTAAGAGATGTCTGGAGACCATTGAGGACTGCCAAGAAGGTCCTGTAAAAAAAG GTCTGCAGTTAGAGGCAGCCATCCTGTGCCTTCCGTCTCTGTTCAGTGAGGATTCCTCACTTCTCTTCACAGCTGAGGAA gtcattttctgtttctgtctagTCA
- the LOC136676194 gene encoding sterile alpha motif domain-containing protein 3-like isoform X6 yields MSDYTSWTPAEVCQWLERNSLGEFSDVFMEHEIDGATLGVFTERMAERLIPIIKKQVMFISLLDKLKAGESHKSLIEYTHGCGSKTQGSSHFAFPPLLLAALERRDPELKSSKKSKIRTLLLQALFDQLSSKTLYPSHNQYVQLLSSLITIYPCLRENFGSGFDALHESLKNKFKKERRPLISDDEVLRMRTKFAIPGSGRKRTSEVVQLQFKAGRRLAVNGAVATEVCMEERNITEIVKTMAEEVKKVRPDMLFLQEQMTKTRGYRRTYISSHSTREILMEFPCLKLPEILLLEMKDLQHIDIDKQVTTVLSKMAPMILLRASRTAVIKRCLETIEDCQEGPVKKGLQLEAAILCLPSLFSEDSSLLFTAEETH; encoded by the exons ATGAGTGACTATACATCTTGGACACCTGCGGAAGTATGCCAGTGGCTAGAGAGAAACAGTTTGGGTGAATTCTCTGATGTTTTCATGG AGCATGAGATCGATGGAGCAACTTTAGGGGTTTTCACAGAGCGAATGGCAGAGAGACTGATACCCATAATAAAGAAGCAGGTCATGTTTATTTCTCTTCTGGATAAATTGAAAGCAGGTGAATCCCACAA ATCTTTGATTGAGTATACACACGGATGTGGCTCAAAAACACAGGGTTCATCTCATTTTGCCTTCCCCCCATTGTTGTTGGCTGCGCTGGAACGGAGAGACCCTGAACTCAAAAGCTCAAAGAAGTCAAAAATAAGGACTCTTCTATTGCAGGCTCTATTTGACCAGCtgtctagtaaaacact GTACCCTTCACACAACCAGTATGTTCAGTTGTTGTCTTCACTCATAACCATATACCCATGCCTGAGAGAGAACTTTGGATCAGGTTTT GATGCTCTGCACGAGTCCTTAAAGAACAAGTTCAAAAAGGAGAGACGCCCGCTGATCAGCGATGATGAAGTTCTCAGGATGAGAACAAAGTTTGCAATTCCAGGTTCTGGCAGAAAGCGTACATCTGAGGTTGTCCAATTACAATTTAAAGCAGGGAGAAGACTTGCT GTTAATGGTGCTGTTGCAACTGAAGTGTGTATGGAGGAGAGAAACATAACCGAAATTGTCAAGACAATGGCTGAGGAGGTAAAGAAGGTCCGACCAGATATGCTGTTTCTACAAGAGCAGATGACAAAGACAAGAGGATACAGAAGAACATATATCTCCTCCCATTCTACAAGAGAGATTTTAATGGAATTCCCTTGCCTTAAGTTGCCTGAAATT CTGCTTTTGGAAATGAAAGATCTCCAACACATTGACATAGACAAGCAagtcactacagtgctgagcaaAATGGCCCCCATGATTTTACTGCGAGCATCTCGCACTGCAGTGATTAAGAGATGTCTGGAGACCATTGAGGACTGCCAAGAAGGTCCTGTAAAAAAAG GTCTGCAGTTAGAGGCAGCCATCCTGTGCCTTCCGTCTCTGTTCAGTGAGGATTCCTCACTTCTCTTCACAGCTGAGGAA
- the LOC136676194 gene encoding uncharacterized protein isoform X1 has translation MFSWVRSTKQDPKGLSCSMYYCPNCSVKKHSLSKYLRHLQYFHESEPNFSVKCGLDNGCPNVYKKISSFKVHIFRKHNSIKENLDKECKLPYVNEDEGGDEDSDYDEIVHTELLSEKLSHFTENVQKHFGLFCLKLQEKHIVSKTVTHSISQEVKSLIELFNEQYRALLKTCLQDAHTELDSLSDLKALIEDNLFGKCFEHVTSDYQFERYCIKEFGLVQPVEYILGTDQRGKKDTFQYIPILEVLCHILKRKEVFLFVQKERVSDGDTLTDFTDGSFSKKKHVLLCCRKSDKLLKLQLYTDEFEILNSLGSKKLIHKIACFYFVVGNLPLKYRSQLQNIHVSVLVRNKLLQKYGYEPILQPLIRDLIELQNKGISVSVEGQTHVLKGALFSISADNLSAHSLAGFSACFSHGFICRFCMCHHDNMCDSTDESSCSLRTPDDHRGHLGVQNSKSLYGVAEHCPFEKIPHFEVTESFPPDLMHDVLEGVIPHVTRLVLKNLNSDKLITIQQLNERLQEFPFGQNDVTHRPVLLRQTILQGSGIQGKAVEKFVLFRLLPFLIGDFVPKRNSYWDLYLLLRSVCDILLAPVIKTSWLSPLTALITEFLTSFQRLFPDDFIPKIHYLVHYPRLIENFGPLRAHWCLRYESKHLYFKRLSSVVSNYQNIAKTLAKRYQMRQCWESQCSTSWNSEAVPHSVTEIPLRVLPSQLREIFVSDTASFADSVWKTKHLEHDRVQYKVGDYYILDLLHAEEIPVFFKLIHIIKFHGEWKLCGRIYQSSHYSEHLHAYGVKSTTHWMVLYPGEEVDYHPLDCYTDGKGELYITLLHRPVRENLILITK, from the coding sequence ATGTTTTCATGGGTGAGATCCACCAAACAAGATCCTAAAGGACTGTCCTGCTCCATGTACTATTGCCCCAACTGCTCTGTTAAGAAACATTCATTATCAAAATATTTGAGGCATTTGCAGTATTTTCATGAAAGTGAACCTAACTTCTCTGTCAAATGTGGACTTGACAATGGTTGTCCTAATGTTTACAAGAAAATAAGTTCTTTTAAGGTTCATATTTTCCGTAAACATAACTCAATCAAAGAGAACTTGGACAAAGAGTGCAAGCTGCCGTATGTTAATGAAGACGAAGGTggtgacgaagacagtgattaTGATGAAATTGTCCATACAGAATTGCTCTCTGAAAAGTTAAGccattttacagaaaatgttcAGAAACACTTTGGCCTGTTTTGTTTAAAGCTACAGGAAAAACACATTGTTTCTAAGACTGTTACTCATAGTATTTCACAGGAGGTAAAAAGTTTAATTGAGCTGTTCAATGAACAGTATCGAGCTCTGCTAAAGACTTGCCTTCAAGATGCACATACAGAGCTTGATAGCCTTTCAGATCTTAAAGCACTAATTGAAGACAATCTATTTGGAAAGTGCTTTGAGCATGTAACTTCAGACTATCAGTTTGAACGGTACTGCATAAAAGAATTTGGATTGGTTCAACCTGTTGAGTATATACTTGGAACTGAccagagagggaaaaaagacaCTTTTCAGTACATACCTATTTTGGAAGTTCTTTGTCATATTTTAAAGAGGAAGGAAGTGTTCTTGTTTGTACAAAAGGAGAGAGTTTCTGATGGCGATACATTAACAGATTTCACTGATGGGTCTTTTTCTAAGAAGAAGCATGTGCTTCTTTGTTGCAGAAAGTCAGACAAATTGTTAAAATTGCAGTTGTACACAGATGAGTTTGAAATTTTGAATAGCCTTGGCTCCAAAAAATTGATTCACAAGATAGCCTGTTTCTATTTTGTTGTTGGAAATCTACCACTAAAGTACCGTTCACAACTTCAGAACATACATGTTTCTGTTTTAGTTCGAAACAAGTTATTACAAAAGTATGGTTATGAGCCTATTCTTCAGCCGCTCATCCGTGATCTCATAGAGCTACAAAACAAAGGAATATCAGTCAGTGTTGAGGGCCAAACTCATGTCCTGAAAGGAGCACTTTTTTCAATTTCAGCTGACAACCTATCTGCCCATTCCCTAGCTGGTTTCAGTGCATGTTTTAGTCATGGCTTCATTTGTCGATTCTGTATGTGCCATCATGACAACATGTGTGATTCAACTGATGAGTCATCCTGCTCCCTTCGGACCCCTGATGACCACAGAGGCCATTTAGGAGTACAAAATTCAAAATCTCTCTATGGTGTTGCTGAGCATTGTCCATTTGAAAAAATTCCTCATTTTGAGGTGACCGAATCTTTTCCACCAGATCTTATGCATGATGTATTAGAGGGTGTAATTCCACATGTTACAAGGTTAGTCTTAAAGAATCTGAACAGTGATAAACTTATCACAATTCAGCAGTTGAATGAACGACTCCAGGAGTTCCCTTTTGGACAAAATGATGTTACACACAGGCCGGTGTTGTTGAGACAGACAATCCTGCAGGGAAGTGGAATTCAAGGAAAAGCTGTTGAAAAATTTGTATTGTTTCGTCTTCTACCCTTCCTAATTGGAGACTTTGTTCCTAAACGGAATTCATACTGGGATCTCTATCTGTTGTTGCGATCAGTGTGTGACATCCTTCTTGCACCTGTCATTAAAACAAGTTGGCTAAGTCCTCTGACAGctttaataacagaatttctgaCAAGTTTTCAAAGATTGTTTCCAGATGATTTCATACCAAAGATCCATTACTTGGTTCACTACCCACGCTTGATAGAGAATTTTGGACCTCTAAGGGCACACTGGTGTCTTAGGTATGAGTCAAAGCACCTCTATTTCAAACGACTTTCATCTGTGGTTAGCAACTACCAGAATATTGCAAAAACTCTTGCAAAGCGCTACCAAATGAGACAGTGTTGGGAGTCCCAATGTAGTACCAGTTGGAATTCAGAAGCAGTCCCTCACAGTGTAACAGAAATACCTTTGCGAGTGCTCCCTTCTCAACTGAGGGAAATTTTTGTAAGTGATACTGCAAGTTTCGCAGACTCTGTttggaaaacaaaacacttgGAACATGACAGAGTCCAGTACAAAGTTGGAGATTACTACATTCTTGATCTTTTACATGCTGAGGAGattccagttttttttaaactgattcACATAATTAAGTTCCATGGTGAGTGGAAACTGTGTGGGAGGATTTACCAAAGTTCCCACTATTCAGAACATTTACATGCCTATGGTGTGAAGTCTACTACCCATTGGATGGTTCTGTACCCTGGTGAAGAAGTAGACTATCATCCGCTTGACTGCTACACAGATGGGAAAGGCGAACTTTACATCACCCTGCTTCATCGTCCTGTGAGAGAAAACTTAATCCTAATTACAAAATGA